A window of the Comamonas sp. Y33R10-2 genome harbors these coding sequences:
- a CDS encoding cell wall metabolism sensor histidine kinase WalK produces MALGLNRIWVRFGLWITAAVLLAIASLAAGVLVFSELQYRQFYRDLPSPIKIELQTLKSRNLEDSPRALQIYSDYWEGDRLFGEKWSLVIGLAVSLPFGMAMGFWISRRITSPIASMVEVATHVERGELSYRAVKGNAHGEMAEMIDAFNGMVSSLESFEAERLATAASISHELRTPLTVLQARLHAICDGVIDTSQSEMKMLLAQVEHLGRLVGDLHTLSMADAGQLSLRKERIDLATLVGEVVEELRPQLQKNDMALSLDLPMQEGNGSTDIGADADRLRQIISNLISNVLRHAGNGHWLGIQVQSEPDPQGLRWVTLSVSDAGPGLDADLQSHPFQRFAQVPGTRRKEGSGLGLSIVKALVTSQGGRVSADTSDRGGARFTVRFPRL; encoded by the coding sequence ATGGCCCTGGGACTGAACCGTATTTGGGTTCGTTTTGGGCTGTGGATTACGGCTGCAGTCTTGCTCGCCATCGCCTCACTGGCTGCCGGCGTGCTGGTGTTTTCGGAGCTTCAATATAGGCAGTTCTATCGCGATCTGCCAAGCCCCATCAAGATCGAGTTGCAGACTCTTAAGTCCCGTAATCTGGAGGACAGTCCTAGAGCCTTGCAAATTTACTCAGATTACTGGGAAGGCGATCGCCTGTTTGGCGAAAAGTGGTCTTTGGTCATTGGTCTCGCTGTGAGCCTGCCCTTTGGCATGGCCATGGGATTTTGGATTTCGCGCCGCATTACCAGTCCAATCGCCTCTATGGTCGAAGTCGCCACCCATGTGGAGCGTGGCGAGCTGAGCTACCGCGCAGTCAAAGGCAATGCCCATGGTGAGATGGCCGAGATGATCGACGCCTTCAATGGCATGGTGAGTTCTTTGGAGTCGTTCGAGGCGGAGCGCTTGGCCACAGCCGCGTCTATCTCTCACGAGCTTCGCACTCCGTTGACTGTCTTACAAGCAAGGCTGCACGCTATTTGCGATGGTGTGATCGACACTAGTCAGTCTGAAATGAAGATGCTGCTGGCTCAGGTCGAGCACCTAGGCAGATTGGTGGGAGACCTTCATACTCTTTCCATGGCTGATGCAGGGCAGCTCTCACTGCGTAAAGAACGCATTGACTTGGCGACATTGGTTGGTGAAGTGGTTGAAGAGTTGCGCCCTCAACTACAAAAAAATGACATGGCTTTGTCGCTGGACTTGCCCATGCAGGAAGGCAATGGAAGTACAGATATAGGCGCTGATGCGGACAGGTTAAGGCAGATCATTAGCAACCTCATTAGCAATGTATTGCGTCATGCCGGCAATGGTCACTGGCTGGGCATTCAGGTGCAGTCTGAACCCGATCCCCAAGGCCTGCGCTGGGTCACTCTCAGCGTTAGCGATGCGGGGCCTGGCCTTGATGCAGACCTTCAATCTCACCCCTTTCAGCGTTTTGCGCAGGTGCCGGGAACGCGTCGCAAAGAAGGCTCAGGGCTAGGCCTTTCCATCGTCAAAGCATTAGTTACTTCGCAAGGTGGCCGTGTCAGCGCAGACACATCCGATAGGGGTGGCGCTCGTTTTACGGTGCGCTTTCCTCGCCTCTGA
- a CDS encoding DUF3482 domain-containing protein, producing the protein MNDNNDQLLSDNSIQWCLLSHTNIGKTTLTRTLMADDVGEIADAAHVTSQSKRYLLQQTQQSDELWLWDTPGFGDSVRLYERLRQQGNPLGWFLSNVWDRWRDKPFYLSQRALLAARDHADVMLYLVNAAEDPADAGYWSAEMNILAWLNKPVIVLLNQVGSDTTQAQTQQDLQRWKQATQSFQSVVRDVLVLDAFTRSWWHERKMMQSIAPLLPQAKQPAYQRLLDQRMQQQKQRELASLEVMTAQLLTVAGLHEKLEPEQGKMLARAWHSLSQITKLSSKLGKPVADDDGLSPSAKAAVQRLMQALRQADVQATQRLLEIHQLDGQAASQIQEQLSQQLQINTPVDAQAASLWGALTAGAATGLGADLMAGGFTLGAGALLGALVGAMTFGGAAWGANKIFDQEKQSFQLSIDYLSAMVSQVMLKYLLISHFGRGRGRYTSPAAPQQWSDLTQAVVQSQAPQWIAIWALARDESVTQSTTEVQRATHELMQQSLQQIMSQLYPC; encoded by the coding sequence ATGAATGACAACAACGATCAGCTGCTTAGCGACAACAGCATTCAGTGGTGCCTGCTTTCGCACACCAATATTGGCAAGACCACGCTGACGCGAACCCTGATGGCCGACGATGTGGGAGAGATTGCCGATGCTGCCCATGTGACCAGTCAATCCAAGCGCTATTTGCTACAACAAACGCAGCAAAGTGATGAGCTGTGGCTTTGGGATACGCCAGGTTTTGGTGACTCTGTCAGGTTGTACGAGCGCCTGCGCCAACAGGGCAATCCGCTGGGCTGGTTTCTCAGCAATGTCTGGGACCGTTGGCGCGACAAGCCCTTCTATCTCAGCCAGCGCGCGCTGCTGGCGGCGCGCGATCATGCAGATGTCATGCTGTACCTCGTCAACGCGGCAGAAGACCCGGCAGATGCGGGCTACTGGAGCGCAGAGATGAACATCTTGGCTTGGCTCAACAAGCCCGTCATCGTGCTGCTCAACCAAGTAGGAAGTGACACCACACAAGCGCAAACACAGCAGGATTTACAGCGCTGGAAGCAGGCCACGCAAAGCTTTCAAAGCGTGGTGCGCGATGTGCTGGTACTAGATGCCTTTACGCGCAGCTGGTGGCATGAACGCAAGATGATGCAAAGCATTGCACCGCTGCTACCGCAAGCGAAGCAGCCAGCGTATCAGCGCTTGTTAGACCAGCGAATGCAGCAGCAGAAGCAGCGCGAGCTAGCTAGCCTTGAAGTCATGACTGCGCAACTGCTGACAGTCGCAGGGTTGCATGAAAAGCTAGAGCCAGAGCAAGGCAAGATGCTGGCCCGCGCTTGGCACAGCCTTAGTCAAATCACCAAGCTCTCTAGCAAGCTGGGCAAGCCAGTGGCAGATGACGATGGGCTCAGCCCATCCGCCAAGGCTGCTGTGCAGCGCTTGATGCAGGCGCTGCGCCAAGCAGATGTACAGGCTACGCAGCGACTGCTGGAGATTCATCAGCTCGATGGCCAAGCCGCAAGCCAGATACAAGAGCAGTTAAGCCAGCAGTTGCAGATCAACACCCCCGTGGATGCGCAAGCAGCCAGTCTGTGGGGCGCACTCACCGCTGGCGCGGCAACAGGGTTAGGCGCTGATCTAATGGCTGGTGGCTTTACGTTAGGCGCGGGTGCTTTGCTAGGCGCACTGGTGGGCGCGATGACTTTTGGTGGCGCGGCTTGGGGTGCGAACAAAATCTTTGATCAAGAAAAGCAAAGCTTTCAGCTATCGATCGACTACTTAAGCGCCATGGTCAGTCAGGTAATGCTCAAGTACTTGCTGATCTCGCACTTCGGGCGTGGCCGTGGTCGCTATACCAGCCCAGCAGCACCGCAGCAGTGGAGCGATTTGACGCAGGCTGTAGTGCAGTCACAGGCTCCGCAATGGATAGCGATCTGGGCGCTGGCGCGTGATGAATCAGTGACTCAATCCACGACTGAGGTGCAGCGTGCCACGCATGAACTTATGCAGCAAAGCCTGCAGCAGATCATGAGCCAGCTTTACCCATGTTGA
- a CDS encoding ammonium transporter, translating into MELVPLTAIDKADTAWVMMSAALVLLMSLPGVALFYAGMVRRKNVVNTLAAVFAVACIVTLTWFGIGYSLAFTADSPWLGNLSRAWFASLHIDVKRNVLSVSHLAPHLPEAAYALFQAAFAIITTSVIVGAVVERMSFAALLLFAALWSVLVYAPIAHWVWESGGWLNQLGALDFAGGAVVHVNAGVAALVCAFMLGRRRGYGQEAFEPNSLGWTAMGTALLLFGWFGFNAGSALSADGRAALAFVVTLVAAAAGGLSWLLVEWLMRGAPTLLGMLSGMVGGLVAITPAAGFVQVGSAGWIGLIAGAVCFWGATWLKRRLGADDSLDVFGVHGVGGIVGSILTAIFADPLIAGTGATVLNQLIAVLAIAAYSAAGTALILLLIGVLMPLRVEKAQEMEGLDISLHMERQH; encoded by the coding sequence ATGGAATTGGTGCCATTAACTGCCATAGACAAGGCAGATACCGCGTGGGTGATGATGTCAGCAGCGCTGGTGCTACTGATGAGCTTGCCGGGGGTTGCGCTGTTTTATGCAGGAATGGTGCGGCGCAAGAATGTGGTGAACACGCTGGCCGCCGTCTTTGCCGTGGCTTGCATTGTCACGCTGACCTGGTTTGGCATCGGCTACTCATTGGCCTTTACGGCCGACTCTCCTTGGCTGGGTAATCTCAGCCGCGCTTGGTTTGCCTCTTTGCATATTGACGTTAAACGCAATGTGCTCTCCGTCAGTCACCTCGCCCCACACTTGCCTGAGGCCGCTTATGCCTTGTTTCAAGCGGCGTTCGCCATCATCACCACATCAGTGATTGTGGGTGCCGTGGTGGAGCGCATGAGCTTTGCGGCCCTGCTGCTATTTGCTGCGCTGTGGAGCGTGCTGGTCTATGCACCCATTGCTCACTGGGTATGGGAAAGCGGTGGCTGGTTGAACCAATTGGGTGCACTGGACTTTGCAGGTGGCGCTGTGGTGCATGTGAATGCCGGCGTGGCAGCGCTGGTCTGCGCTTTTATGCTGGGGCGCAGGCGCGGCTATGGCCAAGAGGCATTTGAGCCCAATAGCTTGGGCTGGACAGCCATGGGCACAGCCCTGTTGCTGTTTGGTTGGTTTGGCTTCAATGCAGGCTCGGCCTTGTCGGCAGATGGGCGTGCGGCACTGGCTTTTGTCGTTACGTTAGTGGCAGCCGCTGCAGGCGGGCTGTCATGGTTGTTAGTCGAGTGGTTGATGCGCGGTGCGCCCACCTTGCTGGGCATGCTCTCCGGCATGGTGGGGGGTTTGGTAGCAATTACTCCGGCAGCCGGGTTTGTGCAGGTGGGCAGTGCGGGGTGGATTGGTTTGATTGCCGGCGCTGTCTGCTTTTGGGGTGCAACCTGGCTTAAGCGCCGTTTGGGTGCCGATGACTCACTGGACGTATTTGGCGTTCATGGCGTAGGCGGCATCGTGGGTTCGATCTTGACGGCTATTTTTGCGGACCCTCTGATTGCAGGCACTGGAGCCACCGTTCTCAATCAACTGATTGCCGTGCTGGCTATTGCGGCTTACAGCGCTGCAGGCACAGCCTTGATCTTGCTACTGATTGGTGTGTTGATGCCGCTGCGGGTGGAAAAAGCGCAGGAAATGGAAGGACTGGACATCAGCTTGCACATGGAGCGTCAGCACTAA
- a CDS encoding M66 family metalloprotease, which yields MQRLNATGIAILGAAVLVLSGCEGEPLEKASTGSNSNGPSLVAAPTPPAPALEDPTTPPDPVEEKELALPGNSAGPDLPVTGSPSTGSPSTTPPSTGSPSTTLPSTGSPSTTLPSTGSPSITLPSTGSPGLGNVVLPPPTLGSGNGNSGSKPTYPELTDAKYSAPNALGFYDKDKTGQVRAVRNDLGGSLPGMVQFAQSHTMDPSGNSAKNMPTLTTEREALLLITPDPTLPDVEAMTVSVSVNGVSMGNLPMRHPNEIFRSDYNNNDGRPDYVYSRRAWSAVLPWNWVKPGMELRVSDSKSRSGTLAAKAIEFAAPGELVVHSIQLGMLTDPPKNDNDHWLLSQPAKGATDYFQTIPAAKLTVASYEPVKLPKVMVSNGTIYDTSSATEGNVYGGDMRGDTAKSTFSIGINMANWGVTSSDMQSQHQPQVTQSAVAHHAAGMYTNGRQSHGLSGGGAILTLYATKGNEFSHEIGHHYGLGHFPGQSGDNYFWAGHHHDSGWGFIGYRKRMRANLHWSRVKTGGMGGMPVFEDTYSFGTDAMAGGHYSSSLSNYTHYTGYSTKNKIQPSLDKPVPSATSPSGYLKWNATTQVMEPFTPTIPNQNLVWYNSPNGKFLAPRLHGVPVITLLGGYDPQTNKAILYPAARSNWGNVFTLPTTAANTTEPRQCWLDVSFANQPVQRIAVAGKRMGGTRPNKLHVNLAQSENPTQATLSCQTAAAAPEVLYTLDIPQNLPPMAPAVVVGKEAGYSAIRKVELPELQTALLSLASKSVLTLSPNQQLLLDSHSDHAADLSSAARTQLSRYTTQQSSVQRLNNWIGTYATQLEQNTEGAQAALLTLIQKVGMETKPLIPAAQSLKMSNGNCLQKTETGIRVAAKSLCTGAINEQWILDSRGSIRSRADLSQCLTDQGGSNDIKLSSCNIRSDAQVWDTSDNKSIKRGGRCMDLHSGYLTNNVGRLITYNCTNGANQQWSGLVQGSSMVMTLLDSSKVRYLEPLLKLQTSTGVQTQTH from the coding sequence ATGCAGCGTTTAAATGCAACAGGCATCGCCATCTTGGGCGCCGCTGTTTTGGTATTGAGTGGTTGCGAAGGTGAACCTTTAGAAAAAGCATCCACAGGTTCGAACAGCAATGGCCCTAGTTTGGTCGCAGCGCCCACGCCCCCAGCGCCTGCATTGGAGGATCCGACAACGCCACCCGATCCGGTAGAAGAAAAAGAACTCGCCCTTCCCGGCAACAGTGCTGGCCCGGATCTACCCGTCACTGGCAGCCCCTCAACCGGTAGCCCTTCGACTACACCCCCTTCCACCGGTAGCCCTTCGACGACCCTGCCCTCCACCGGCAGCCCTTCCACTACCCTCCCCTCCACCGGTAGCCCCTCCATTACCCTTCCCTCTACCGGCAGCCCCGGCTTAGGTAATGTTGTGCTGCCCCCGCCAACTCTGGGCTCCGGCAACGGTAATTCGGGCAGCAAGCCCACCTATCCAGAGTTGACCGACGCCAAATATTCAGCGCCGAATGCCTTGGGCTTTTACGACAAAGATAAGACGGGCCAAGTGCGCGCGGTGCGCAACGATCTGGGCGGCAGCTTGCCCGGCATGGTGCAGTTCGCCCAAAGCCACACGATGGATCCGTCTGGCAATTCCGCCAAGAACATGCCAACGCTCACCACAGAGCGCGAAGCATTGCTGCTGATTACGCCCGATCCTACGCTGCCAGATGTGGAAGCGATGACGGTGTCGGTCTCGGTTAACGGCGTGAGCATGGGAAATCTACCCATGCGCCACCCCAACGAGATTTTCCGCTCCGACTACAACAACAATGACGGTCGCCCCGACTATGTGTACTCGCGCCGCGCATGGTCTGCCGTGCTGCCGTGGAACTGGGTTAAGCCGGGCATGGAGTTGCGCGTAAGCGATTCCAAAAGTCGCTCTGGCACGTTGGCTGCCAAAGCCATTGAGTTCGCAGCTCCTGGTGAATTGGTGGTGCACAGCATTCAATTAGGCATGCTGACCGATCCGCCCAAAAATGACAATGACCACTGGCTGCTGAGCCAGCCGGCCAAAGGTGCAACGGATTACTTCCAAACCATTCCCGCCGCGAAGCTGACTGTGGCCTCATACGAGCCCGTCAAGCTGCCCAAGGTCATGGTGTCCAACGGCACCATTTATGACACCAGCAGCGCAACCGAGGGCAATGTGTATGGCGGTGACATGCGCGGGGACACCGCCAAGTCCACTTTCAGCATCGGCATCAACATGGCCAACTGGGGCGTGACCAGCTCGGACATGCAGTCCCAGCATCAACCTCAGGTCACCCAAAGTGCGGTGGCTCACCACGCAGCGGGCATGTACACCAATGGCCGCCAAAGCCATGGCTTGAGCGGCGGCGGTGCCATCTTGACGCTCTACGCCACCAAGGGCAACGAGTTCAGCCATGAGATCGGCCACCATTACGGACTGGGTCACTTCCCCGGTCAGAGCGGTGACAACTACTTCTGGGCCGGTCACCACCATGACAGTGGTTGGGGCTTCATCGGCTACCGCAAGCGCATGCGAGCCAATCTGCACTGGAGCCGAGTCAAGACAGGGGGCATGGGAGGCATGCCCGTGTTTGAGGACACCTACAGCTTTGGCACCGATGCCATGGCGGGCGGTCACTACTCCAGCTCGCTGTCCAACTACACCCACTACACCGGCTACAGCACGAAAAACAAGATTCAGCCCAGTCTGGACAAGCCGGTGCCTAGCGCTACCTCCCCTTCGGGTTACCTGAAGTGGAATGCCACAACACAAGTGATGGAGCCGTTCACGCCCACGATCCCCAACCAAAACTTGGTTTGGTACAACAGCCCTAACGGCAAGTTCTTGGCTCCGCGCTTGCATGGTGTGCCCGTCATCACTTTGCTGGGGGGCTACGACCCGCAAACGAACAAGGCCATCTTGTACCCGGCCGCACGTAGCAACTGGGGCAACGTCTTTACGCTACCCACTACGGCGGCCAACACCACTGAGCCGCGCCAATGCTGGTTGGATGTGAGCTTTGCCAACCAGCCCGTGCAACGCATTGCAGTGGCGGGCAAGCGAATGGGCGGCACACGCCCAAACAAGCTGCACGTGAATTTGGCGCAAAGCGAGAACCCCACACAGGCCACACTCAGCTGCCAAACCGCCGCAGCAGCGCCCGAGGTGCTGTATACGCTGGATATCCCCCAGAACCTGCCCCCTATGGCACCAGCCGTGGTGGTAGGCAAGGAGGCTGGCTACAGCGCCATTCGCAAGGTAGAGTTGCCTGAGCTGCAAACCGCTTTGTTGTCACTGGCCAGCAAAAGCGTGCTGACACTCAGCCCCAACCAGCAACTGCTGCTCGATAGTCACTCAGACCATGCCGCAGATCTGAGCTCAGCAGCGCGCACACAGTTGAGCCGCTACACCACGCAGCAAAGCAGCGTACAGCGCTTGAACAACTGGATCGGCACCTACGCCACCCAGCTAGAGCAGAACACTGAAGGTGCGCAAGCAGCTTTGCTGACTTTGATTCAGAAGGTGGGGATGGAAACCAAGCCTCTGATTCCGGCCGCTCAGTCTTTGAAGATGTCTAACGGCAATTGCTTGCAAAAGACCGAAACGGGTATCCGTGTAGCAGCCAAAAGCCTATGTACTGGCGCTATCAACGAGCAATGGATTCTGGACAGCCGCGGCAGTATCCGTAGCCGTGCGGACTTGAGCCAGTGCCTGACGGATCAAGGTGGCTCCAACGACATCAAGCTCTCCAGCTGCAACATCCGCAGTGACGCCCAAGTCTGGGACACCAGCGACAACAAGAGCATCAAGCGCGGTGGTCGTTGCATGGACTTGCACAGTGGTTACCTGACCAACAATGTGGGGCGTTTGATCACTTATAACTGCACCAATGGTGCCAATCAGCAATGGTCTGGCCTGGTTCAGGGCAGCAGCATGGTGATGACACTGCTGGACAGCAGCAAGGTACGTTATCTGGAGCCTTTGCTGAAGTTGCAAACCAGCACCGGCGTACAGACCCAAACCCACTAA
- a CDS encoding response regulator, whose amino-acid sequence MHDFSAHKTMTNLSQQASMPMVLVVEDEPQIAGVLSAYLERDGLRIRMAYDGQEALQIFRQLRPDLVLLDIHLPKVDGVDVLKMIRNESDVPVIMVTALAGDVDKLLALRMGADDYVVKPFNPPEVVARVRAVLRRSQVKPAVVAAPIRVGPIEIDVEAHSAAVYDDQGNAVGLSLTLTEFRLLACLAAQPRRCFSRSYLIENCLPESDALERVIDSHLSKLRRKLQLAGQDGLIETVRGIGYRLWPWD is encoded by the coding sequence ATGCATGACTTTTCTGCGCATAAAACCATGACAAACCTGTCTCAGCAAGCTTCGATGCCCATGGTGCTCGTTGTAGAAGATGAGCCTCAGATCGCTGGCGTACTCAGTGCTTATCTAGAGCGTGATGGCTTGCGCATTCGTATGGCGTATGACGGCCAAGAGGCTTTGCAAATCTTTCGTCAGTTGCGACCGGATTTGGTGCTGCTAGACATCCATCTGCCTAAGGTTGATGGCGTAGATGTACTGAAGATGATTCGCAATGAAAGTGATGTGCCCGTCATCATGGTGACGGCGCTGGCTGGCGATGTGGACAAACTGCTCGCTTTGCGTATGGGTGCGGACGACTATGTGGTCAAGCCCTTCAACCCTCCAGAGGTTGTCGCTCGCGTGCGTGCCGTGTTACGCCGCTCGCAAGTCAAGCCCGCTGTGGTTGCAGCCCCCATCCGTGTAGGCCCCATAGAAATTGATGTCGAAGCCCACAGCGCTGCCGTTTACGATGATCAAGGCAACGCTGTTGGCTTATCCCTCACTCTCACGGAATTTCGCCTACTGGCCTGTCTTGCAGCCCAGCCACGTCGTTGTTTTTCGCGCTCTTATTTGATTGAAAACTGCCTGCCTGAAAGTGATGCGCTAGAGCGAGTTATCGACTCTCACCTCTCCAAGCTCAGGCGCAAGCTGCAACTGGCTGGTCAAGATGGCCTGATCGAAACCGTGCGTGGCATTGGATACCGTTTATGGCCCTGGGACTGA
- a CDS encoding DUF2868 domain-containing protein, giving the protein MKASSARDIVFVHAMETAAPHEALPTPERCTAITQECLHAQGAAKGGARTAFENFLQERAKRILSAAQLPADIRALALQSAGVSRWMMLAVLLGGFALGFAGHAITDPHRVDLLSPSLIGIVVWNVLVYALLLVSWLRRLIKRKNIVISALEPAQEKSNPAPQVATDPSGWMQKLQAKKWNVSRGTGLRKMALNFERNWWQINQRPRRAQWAVAIHLGAAMLALGALASLWVTGLTKAYQVGWESTFLSPSAVQTCLNILFAPVQNILGMAPWSLGEITALQGWSASNAAIDTADVGQRWVQLYSMLLAVVVIAPRLVLALWQGIKVWWFNQHLALPLQQAYFQKLHRDWAGRSTALQVQPYSLDIAPEREAALRSHVAQNYGAGALLTLLPTLTYGSPLPDMLSRDAQPILLLNLAATPEAEIHGALLAQVLHLWGTQADVWLLAADFHARNTGAPARIQEREQLWKGFVRSAGLNATIVPAAGV; this is encoded by the coding sequence ATGAAAGCCAGCTCCGCCCGCGACATTGTTTTTGTCCACGCCATGGAAACCGCAGCACCTCATGAGGCGCTGCCCACGCCTGAGCGCTGCACTGCCATCACGCAAGAGTGCCTGCACGCTCAGGGCGCGGCCAAAGGGGGTGCTCGCACCGCCTTTGAAAATTTTTTACAAGAGCGTGCCAAACGCATCCTTTCAGCGGCGCAACTGCCCGCGGATATTCGCGCCTTGGCGCTGCAAAGTGCAGGTGTTTCGCGCTGGATGATGCTGGCTGTTTTACTGGGCGGCTTTGCGCTGGGTTTTGCGGGGCATGCTATTACCGACCCGCACCGCGTGGACCTACTCTCACCCTCGTTGATTGGCATTGTTGTGTGGAATGTACTGGTCTATGCGCTGCTGCTGGTGAGCTGGCTGCGAAGACTTATTAAGCGCAAAAACATCGTGATTTCAGCGCTGGAGCCGGCACAGGAAAAAAGCAATCCAGCACCGCAAGTTGCGACAGACCCCAGCGGCTGGATGCAAAAGCTACAGGCCAAAAAATGGAATGTTTCGCGCGGCACGGGGCTGCGAAAAATGGCGCTGAATTTTGAGCGCAACTGGTGGCAAATCAACCAGCGACCTCGCCGTGCGCAGTGGGCTGTAGCCATCCACCTTGGCGCTGCCATGCTGGCGCTGGGTGCGCTGGCATCGTTATGGGTCACGGGGCTGACCAAGGCCTATCAGGTGGGTTGGGAAAGCACGTTTCTGTCTCCCTCTGCGGTTCAGACTTGTTTGAATATTTTGTTTGCCCCCGTGCAAAATATTCTGGGTATGGCGCCTTGGTCCTTGGGTGAAATCACAGCGCTGCAAGGCTGGTCAGCCAGCAATGCGGCGATTGATACCGCTGATGTGGGTCAGCGCTGGGTGCAGCTCTACAGCATGCTCTTAGCCGTGGTGGTGATTGCTCCGCGTCTGGTCTTGGCTTTGTGGCAAGGCATCAAAGTTTGGTGGTTCAACCAGCATCTGGCGCTGCCACTGCAGCAAGCCTATTTTCAAAAATTGCATCGTGACTGGGCAGGTCGATCGACTGCTTTGCAGGTGCAGCCCTATAGCCTCGATATCGCGCCTGAGCGAGAGGCTGCTTTGCGCAGCCATGTCGCGCAAAACTATGGCGCAGGAGCGCTGCTCACATTGCTGCCCACGCTGACGTATGGTTCCCCTTTGCCCGATATGTTGTCTCGTGATGCACAGCCCATTTTGTTGCTCAACTTAGCCGCTACGCCTGAGGCAGAAATTCATGGCGCGCTGCTCGCGCAGGTTCTCCATCTGTGGGGCACGCAGGCGGATGTCTGGCTTTTGGCAGCGGACTTCCATGCGCGCAACACAGGAGCGCCGGCGCGCATACAAGAGCGTGAGCAGTTGTGGAAGGGCTTTGTGCGCAGCGCAGGTCTGAATGCCACCATCGTGCCCGCAGCAGGAGTTTGA
- the trpB gene encoding tryptophan synthase subunit beta, whose amino-acid sequence MTLNPQVMPDANGFFGPYGGQLVPPELKKCMDEISVAYEEIVKRQDFQDELASLFADYVGRPSPIFHAKRLSDQLGGAQIHLKREDLNHTGAHKINHCLGEALLAKFMGKKKVIAETGAGQHGVALATACALVGIPCEIHMGQVDIEKEHPNVTKMRILGCTLVPVTRGAATLKEAVDSAFEVYLQDPVNTIYAIGSVVGPHPFPMMVRDFQSIVGREAREQFQHKHGKLPDHVAACVGGGSNAMGIFTAFLNDESVHLVGVEPAGEGVDKPGRHAATLTMGKPGAIHGMQCYVLENAEGEPAAVHSIASGLDYPGVGPQHSYLKDIGRVDYQSADDKECLNAFMTLSRVEGIIPALESAHAVAWAMREAPKLGKDQHILVNLSGRGDKDADYVAKILGL is encoded by the coding sequence ATGACACTTAACCCACAGGTCATGCCTGATGCCAATGGTTTCTTCGGCCCCTATGGCGGCCAGCTGGTTCCGCCCGAGCTGAAAAAATGCATGGATGAAATATCTGTCGCCTACGAAGAGATCGTCAAACGCCAAGATTTTCAAGATGAGCTGGCCTCGCTGTTTGCCGACTATGTGGGTCGCCCCAGCCCGATCTTTCACGCCAAGCGTTTGTCGGATCAGTTGGGCGGCGCGCAGATCCATCTCAAGCGTGAAGACCTGAACCACACCGGCGCGCACAAGATCAACCATTGCTTGGGCGAGGCACTGCTGGCCAAGTTTATGGGCAAGAAAAAAGTCATCGCTGAAACTGGCGCCGGTCAACACGGTGTGGCGCTGGCGACGGCCTGTGCGCTGGTGGGCATTCCCTGCGAAATTCACATGGGGCAGGTAGACATTGAAAAAGAGCACCCTAATGTCACCAAGATGCGCATTCTGGGCTGCACGCTAGTGCCTGTCACCCGCGGTGCGGCAACGCTCAAAGAGGCGGTGGACAGCGCCTTTGAGGTGTATCTGCAAGACCCTGTCAACACCATCTATGCCATTGGCTCCGTTGTGGGCCCCCATCCCTTCCCCATGATGGTGCGCGACTTCCAATCCATTGTGGGCCGTGAGGCGCGTGAGCAGTTTCAGCACAAGCACGGCAAGCTGCCCGACCATGTTGCAGCCTGTGTGGGCGGCGGCAGCAATGCCATGGGTATCTTCACGGCATTTTTGAACGATGAGTCCGTGCATCTGGTGGGCGTAGAGCCTGCTGGTGAAGGCGTTGACAAGCCAGGTCGCCACGCGGCCACCCTCACCATGGGCAAGCCCGGCGCCATTCACGGCATGCAGTGCTATGTGCTGGAAAACGCAGAGGGCGAACCGGCAGCGGTGCACAGCATTGCCTCGGGTTTGGACTACCCCGGCGTGGGCCCACAGCACAGCTATTTAAAAGACATTGGCCGCGTGGATTACCAATCTGCGGACGACAAGGAGTGCCTCAACGCCTTCATGACACTGTCGCGCGTGGAAGGCATTATTCCTGCGCTGGAAAGCGCCCACGCAGTGGCTTGGGCCATGCGTGAAGCGCCCAAGCTGGGCAAGGATCAGCATATCCTCGTCAACCTGTCTGGCCGTGGCGACAAGGATGCGGATTACGTGGCCAAAATACTGGGTCTGTAA